Part of the Motacilla alba alba isolate MOTALB_02 chromosome Z, Motacilla_alba_V1.0_pri, whole genome shotgun sequence genome, GGGGGCCGCTCCGCCCCACCGCCACCCCGGCCCGAGGAGGCGGCCGGCGGCACCGCGCCACCGGACAGCGGGGACACCACGGGACGGGGACGGGGCGGGCGCCGCGGGCGGTGGAACCGGCGGCCGCCCGAGCGGGTACCTTGGTGTAGGCGCCCCAGGAGAGTTCGGTCTCGATGACCATGACGACGATGCCGAACATGCCGAAGATGAGCGCGTAGTCGCTGAGGCGTTTACGCTTCTCGAAGAGAGCCCGGCGGTGTCCCAGCTTGTAGCCGATGTTCTGGTTCTTCTTCTTGCTGGACTTGCCCCCGCCGTTGTTGGAGCTTCCcgtgccggggccggggccgggtcCGGCGGAGCTGTACAGCGCCAGGTTGTTGGAGTTGTTGTGTTCGGGCTTGGAGACCACGATctccggggcggcggggctgccgGCGGCGGGGGCAGAgccgccggcggcggcggcggcggcggcggcggcggggctggcgAGCGGCGCCTGGAGCGGCTGCGACTCGGAGTCCAGGTCGTGCAGGTTCCTGCGGGACGAGCTCAGGTTGCTGAGCGGCCGCATGACGCCGCCGTTGTACCTGCAGCTGCTCATGGCTATTTCGGTGAAGGGGTTGCTCTcccggcgctgctgctgctggtgatggtggtggtgatggtgatggtgatgatgatggtgagtgctgctgctgctgacactgctgctggggctggctgcctgctgctgctgcaggctaTGGCACTGGTGGTACTGGGAATATTGGTGAGGCTGTCTGGACGCGCCAGCATGGCTGGACGGGGTGAACTCGCTGACGTTCAGCTGGCTGCCGTGCCGGGAGGAGGCGGCGGAAGACAGCGGCGAGGAGTGCGTCCGAAAGGCGCCCGAAAGCGGCGAGGAGGCGcggagcagcaggggcaggttATCCCCCGCGGCTGCCGCAGCAGCCCCGTAGTAGGCGCAGTTGTTGCACTGGAGGCacgggctctgctgctgctgctgcggctgctgctgctggaggaggctctGCTTGTCCTGgccgtgctgctggcagtgcggcggcgccggcgggcgctgctgctgctgttgctgttgctggtgctgctgctgctgctgctcggggcCGAAGCCCGCCGGGAAGTGGCGCGGCGGGTCCATGCCGGGGCCGTTAAAGCCGCAGGAGGACCGGGCGGTGGTGCACCCTGCGCAATGCGTGACGGTCGGCAGGGGAGCGTCCTGCTGCCGCCACGACGGGCCCATCCCGGCTCCCGTAGAATCCAGCCGCCGCGTCCGATTGGTCGGGCGCACCAAAACAACGGGCATCACGTCACCTGGCGggggcggagcggccgcgccgTCAGCGTGGGGCGCGGGGCCCCCGCCCGCGGGGATCCCGCCTCCCGCCCCCCGCAGGTGAGGGCTGCCctcgccccccgcccgccccgcccccgccgcggaAACCCGGGGCTTCCCGGGGGCGGGGAGCGCGCTCGCTCCCGGGATCTCCCCCGCCTGTCGGCGAAGGGGCTCCGCCGCGGCTCTCCCCGGCGTCTCTCCCCGGCTCCCCACTCACATCTGCGCCGTCTCCGGAACATGGGCGCCGCGTCGCGCTCCGGAGCTGTCcagcagcgccgccgccgccctgcAAAACACAGCGTCGGGCTCGCTacccgcccgccgccccgggccgcagagagctggaaggggccgcggcggggagcggggagccCTCCCCGGGGAGCGGGGAGCCCTCTCCGGCACATCCCGGGCTTGTCACGAAGTACGGGTGGGGGGCCGCACGGCTTCTGCCggctgctccttcttccctcAGCCGGAGGAGAGAGAGGCGCAGCCGGGGCGTGAGGCCAGCGGCAGCCGGGGGTGGTTCGGGGACTGGAGACCTGCTCCGCCGGGTCGGCAGGAGCTGTACCGTGAAACGGGACCGGTGTCACTGAATAGCTCCCCTCTGCCTCCGGCTCCCTGCCATGCACTGCCTGCATAGTCCTGAAGTTGGTTGTCTGCTGCCATTTtaccttttcccctttctttgcCTCTCAAGCCCCCACTGAGTAgtctgctctggcagctccGTTAGGCAGAGCCATGTCTGCATCAGGTAAAGTCtgctttctgcatttatttaagGAAAGATTATTTAAGGAAAGAATTATGAAATTGAGAAGTGCTTTACCTTGTTACAGCCGTGTCATTCCTGTCAACTGTCAACTAGGCAAGACTATAAAAGGaggtttcttcttctttttttttttttttttcccagtcaatATTTGATACCATGGAAGATTTCCTTACATCTTTAGTTTGTCGGCAATGTTAAAGACAAAATCCACTAAGCCTTTCTAGGATAAAAGCCTGCATCCTTGTGATTTCTGTGTCTCCTGTGACATTCAATTTCCTTTGAAATCCTTAGATGAGTTATAGGTTAGAAAGATGACTGAGGCACTGTCATTAGCAACGTTTATAAATATGCTGcgttataaaattttaaagttaattCCTAATCAAGATGTAGCTTTTAAAGCAAGCACACATATCACCCACACAATGAAACAACCCTCGCTAATGTAGTAAATAGTATGGGTTACAATATAGATAAATTATTTAGAGACAGATGAAAATTTAGTTATGTTTGCATAGCATGTTATTTGAAAAAGCACTCGTAAGTGGGAGTACATATGATACACAAAATCATAATGTCTTGTGATGAATAAAAATTTGTCTTACAACTAAGTTTTGAATAAAAATCCACACACACTTCATTAAACAAATGATAAAATACTTTCGTTTTTAAGTTACACAGAAGTGTATCTGGATGCTCAATATTGCACTAATTTCCCTGAACACCAATGGCCAAGATAAAAGGTGCTTTTATTCTTAAGAATGAACAGGCTGTTTAGCACAGCTTCatatattccattttctttgaaaaaacacAGTGCTGTAATTCTATCTTACTTGTCccattttatctgctttttgaAACACATGAATCTCAGGaatctttgaaattaaaatccCAGGGAACCTGGACTTCTactattctgtaattctattaTTCTACTATTCTGCTTCAGTCTCGCTGAAGCATGCTTTCAAAATACGTGTTTTGTGAACTAGTTAAAAATTAGATAGGCAAGGTtccatctttccttttctgttcatgCTACGTCCTTAATTTTGCTTAAAGGTACTTTCTTTTAAGCTTTCATTTTACCAGGATATCAATTCTTATGACCTAGTTTACCTTGAAAAGCCTTTTAAGAAATTTGTAAATCtccatgttttatttaaaagtcaCCAAGGCTCTGTCCTGTAACTTCATCTACTCTGATCATGGAAGCTTATATTAGAAttgtgaagaagaaggaaaaaatctttctaaGGTCTTGTTATACTAAAATATCTGATATCTTTATGCTATGTGTGGAtattattgcatttatttttctaattcatATATAGAAGTCATAAGTCCCAGTGTTGTACCTCTGCTTCTGCTATCCTGTTTATTTCTTGAAATGCAAGGACAGTGCTGTTACAAGCTTTTATATATTTAGTCTACTGTCTTGGTTGTTTCATtgtgtgaataaaaaaaatgaatattccCATGTCTAACACAAGAGGTCATACTCATCACACAGCTTGCTAGAAAACTGATAAGCCAGGTTTTCACTTCAGTCTCATTGTGCAGTCTGGGATATTTTATCACAATTTCAAGGTATAAACTAAGAATTGTggggggtttgcattttcagaGCTAAATAAACCTTCCCTTCTGTGGCATGATTAATGAGAAGGAACAGAAATTATCTATTTGTTCTGTCTTCCATTgctaaataattttgaagttcattttaaagaatgaatgtatttgttttcagaaaaaaaatcttcttcatGCAAACTTAATTGTTACATTATTTCATACCACACATAAATTAGTGTGGCAGCTCAGAACTGCTTAATCATGCTAACATGGCAACAGTCAACGCCTGTGAAAGAAACATTATCTGTTTGGGATaaaactttgggttttttcctaccttttcATTATATACTGGTTGGAGCAGCTTTTCCTGATTGTCTTAAGGTCTTTATCTGCTATGCcaaaaaggtttattttacaTGAGTATGTTGCATGCATGTGCATGCACACTTTAACATAAAGTAAGAGAGAAACAGTTACTGCAGATCTCACTTGATAATTATGATTAATGGAGATATtcagaaaacagactttttttcctaaccTCTCTAATTGCAAGAACAAGATAAATACTACCAAGCAGTATTGAGCTAAACTGTATTAACAACAGGACTGGAAACACaacagccacaggaaaaaatagatttttaggAGGATAAAAACCACTATGAAATATTTGAAGTGACGTGGATCCGCTGGTCATTTGAAAAGCTCACACAGCAACATGCAAGGGAGATGCAACACTTACAGACTACAATAAAAGATACTAGAAAGCTGCTTTGGCTGTTGCCCTATTGCCCCTACTAATGCCAAGCTCCTGTTAAAATAACTGAGAATTCTGAACTCATAATAAGGTCAAAAATATAGAAAGACAGaagataaaaggaaacaaaactgacaTAAAAAAAAGCCTAGGAAATTCCATTCTCAAAGCATATTCTGCACAACACCTAGAGTTTTTAAGAAAGTAGCAAAGGAAAAAGCCTTGTCCAgtgaccaaaaaaacccaacaaacaagCATTGCAGAGCTCAATATCAGACTGAAATGTGTCATTCAGTGAAGGCAGAGTCACTTTAATAAAAACAGAGATAACACCAGGGTAATATAGGGTAATATAAGATCATTCAAGGGTATCtatacagcaataaaaatgcttttgagaCCATACCAAATGATTGCAGTATAGCTGCTGAGATGGTGGGCATGGAAACTAACTGTATGAACCACATGTGTAAATTACCTTTTCCATACTATCTGGCAGGGTTTTAACCCACCAGACCCCTCTAACCACCCCAGCAATGTCCAGTTATATACCCTAACTGGAATGCCACCTCTACTGTATCCATGCGTATTTCCAAGACCTTTTGATAGTGTTCCACATTAATGGGACAAGGAAAATACTATGACTCTATACAGATAATACAATTACATATTAGGAGGATGCATACTTTGCTGGTTTTACTTTTATACAATTTGACTAAGTTTCTGCACTTTCTTTTGCTTCTCCAGCAACACCACCAATGGAAATGCAAGTCTGCTCCagtttaaaactttcttttgtAATCTGGGATGTGTAGGATGTCGCACATAAGGACACTGGATTGATGACAGCTCTAAAACAGTAATGAAGCTTTTCAAGGCTGGAGATGTCTTCATTCATAGGGATGTAGCTTAAGAAATATCTAGAATTGCTGCATACCCTTCCTCTAGCTTGGGGGCATTAAGGgatgggtttttgttttgtttttttttttttttttactaagagtaatttttatttttattatacaTATTGAAAATATTGGATGTGGTCCAAAAATACCtggtaaaaatatttcttcacttAATTCACTTTCCAtcttttctgaatatttttatagtACTTGAAGGTCACACAAACCTAattacttcttttatttcttttgctttttttttcattatcaagGGATACTGCTGCCTTTAAAGAATTTCATAGTAAGGTAAATGCATCAACATTAATACTGTTTTAGCCAGTTGATTCAGGTGCTCAGCAGGTGACTCTTGAATTATCTTTAATCAGACTGCCTTTTATTATTCTTACAAATTGTTGCAGTTTTGTAATGAACTCAGATAACTCAGTACAATTACTGAAACGGTAATTTAATGCagttttttctatttcagcCAGTGCAAGAGCACAGAGGGACTTTTAGCATGTATGGGATTATCAAATGTAagaatttacttttaattttgcagaatgtcatttttgcagcattttgacCTGTTAAATCCAGTGAGACTGCACTTGCATCTAAATATAAGATTATACCTTGCAGAGGTGGACGTTAGCCATGCTTTCTCTGTCTTTAAAATATGTCATCTGTAATTCATGTAGCAATTGGttctaaataattaaatttgcccatgttttaaaaataagggttttttggggttttttttttttttttttttttttcccataggtACTTTATCATCAGTGCTCCGTTCAGCT contains:
- the KCNN2 gene encoding small conductance calcium-activated potassium channel protein 2 isoform X3 → MQAVHGREPEAEGSYSVTPVPFHGTAPADPAEQVSSPRTTPGCRWPHAPAAPLSPPAEGRRSSRQKPCGPPPVLRDKPGMCRRGLPAPRGGLPAPRRGPFQLSAARGGGRVASPTLCFAGRRRRCWTAPERDAAPMFRRRRRCDVMPVVLVRPTNRTRRLDSTGAGMGPSWRQQDAPLPTVTHCAGCTTARSSCGFNGPGMDPPRHFPAGFGPEQQQQQHQQQQQQQQRPPAPPHCQQHGQDKQSLLQQQQPQQQQQSPCLQCNNCAYYGAAAAAAGDNLPLLLRASSPLSGAFRTHSSPLSSAASSRHGSQLNVSEFTPSSHAGASRQPHQYSQYHQCHSLQQQQAASPSSSVSSSSTHHHHHHHHHHHHHQQQQRRESNPFTEIAMSSCRYNGGVMRPLSNLSSSRRNLHDLDSESQPLQAPLASPAAAAAAAAAGGSAPAAGSPAAPEIVVSKPEHNNSNNLALYSSAGPGPGPGTGSSNNGGGKSSKKKNQNIGYKLGHRRALFEKRKRLSDYALIFGMFGIVVMVIETELSWGAYTKESLYSLALKCLISLSTIILLGLIIVYHAREIQLFMVDNGADDWRIAMTYERIFFICLEILVCAIHPIPGNYTFTWTARLAFSYAPSTTTADVDIILSIPMFLRLYLIARVMLLHSKLFTDASSRSIGALNKINFNTRFVMKTLMTICPGTVLLVFSISLWIIAAWTVRACERYHDQQDVTSNFLGAMWLISITFLSIGYGDMVPNTYCGKGVCLLTGIMGAGCTALVVAVVARKLELTKAEKHVHNFMMDTQLTKRVKNAAANVLRETWLIYKNTKLVKKIDHAKVRKHQRKFLQAIHQLRSVKMEQRKLNDQANTLVDLAKTSQLRG
- the KCNN2 gene encoding small conductance calcium-activated potassium channel protein 2 isoform X2; its protein translation is MQAVHGREPEAEGSYSVTPVPFHGTAPADPAEQVSSPRTTPGCRWPHAPAAPLSPPAEGRRSSRQKPCGPPPVLRDKPGMCRRGLPAPRGGLPAPRRGPFQLSAARGGGRVASPTLCFAGRRRRCWTAPERDAAPMFRRRRRCDVMPVVLVRPTNRTRRLDSTGAGMGPSWRQQDAPLPTVTHCAGCTTARSSCGFNGPGMDPPRHFPAGFGPEQQQQQHQQQQQQQQRPPAPPHCQQHGQDKQSLLQQQQPQQQQQSPCLQCNNCAYYGAAAAAAGDNLPLLLRASSPLSGAFRTHSSPLSSAASSRHGSQLNVSEFTPSSHAGASRQPHQYSQYHQCHSLQQQQAASPSSSVSSSSTHHHHHHHHHHHHHQQQQRRESNPFTEIAMSSCRYNGGVMRPLSNLSSSRRNLHDLDSESQPLQAPLASPAAAAAAAAAGGSAPAAGSPAAPEIVVSKPEHNNSNNLALYSSAGPGPGPGTGSSNNGGGKSSKKKNQNIGYKLGHRRALFEKRKRLSDYALIFGMFGIVVMVIETELSWGAYTKESLYSLALKCLISLSTIILLGLIIVYHAREIQLFMVDNGADDWRIAMTYERIFFICLEILVCAIHPIPGNYTFTWTARLAFSYAPSTTTADVDIILSIPMFLRLYLIARVMLLHSKLFTDASSRSIGALNKINFNTRFVMKTLMTICPGTVLLVFSISLWIIAAWTVRACERYHDQQDVTSNFLGAMWLISITFLSIGYGDMVPNTYCGKGVCLLTGIMGAGCTALVVAVVARKLELTKAEKHVHNFMMDTQLTKRVKNAAANVLRETWLIYKNTKLVKKIDHAKVRKHQRKFLQAIHQLRSVKMEQRKLNDQANTLVDLAKTQNIMYDMISDLNERSEDFEKRIVTLETKLETLIGSIQALPGLISQTISQQQREFLEAQIQNYDKHVAYSAERSRSLSRRRRSSSTAPPTSSESS
- the KCNN2 gene encoding small conductance calcium-activated potassium channel protein 2 isoform X1; amino-acid sequence: MQAVHGREPEAEGSYSVTPVPFHGTAPADPAEQVSSPRTTPGCRWPHAPAAPLSPPAEGRRSSRQKPCGPPPVLRDKPGMCRRGLPAPRGGLPAPRRGPFQLSAARGGGRVASPTLCFAGRRRRCWTAPERDAAPMFRRRRRCDVMPVVLVRPTNRTRRLDSTGAGMGPSWRQQDAPLPTVTHCAGCTTARSSCGFNGPGMDPPRHFPAGFGPEQQQQQHQQQQQQQQRPPAPPHCQQHGQDKQSLLQQQQPQQQQQSPCLQCNNCAYYGAAAAAAGDNLPLLLRASSPLSGAFRTHSSPLSSAASSRHGSQLNVSEFTPSSHAGASRQPHQYSQYHQCHSLQQQQAASPSSSVSSSSTHHHHHHHHHHHHHQQQQRRESNPFTEIAMSSCRYNGGVMRPLSNLSSSRRNLHDLDSESQPLQAPLASPAAAAAAAAAGGSAPAAGSPAAPEIVVSKPEHNNSNNLALYSSAGPGPGPGTGSSNNGGGKSSKKKNQNIGYKLGHRRALFEKRKRLSDYALIFGMFGIVVMVIETELSWGAYTKESLYSLALKCLISLSTIILLGLIIVYHAREIQLFMVDNGADDWRIAMTYERIFFICLEILVCAIHPIPGNYTFTWTARLAFSYAPSTTTADVDIILSIPMFLRLYLIARVMLLHSKLFTDASSRSIGALNKINFNTRFVMKTLMTICPGTVLLVFSISLWIIAAWTVRACERYHDQQDVTSNFLGAMWLISITFLSIGYGDMVPNTYCGKGVCLLTGIMGAGCTALVVAVVARKLELTKAEKHVHNFMMDTQLTKRVKNAAANVLRETWLIYKNTKLVKKIDHAKVRKHQRKFLQAIHQARKLRSVKMEQRKLNDQANTLVDLAKTQNIMYDMISDLNERSEDFEKRIVTLETKLETLIGSIQALPGLISQTISQQQREFLEAQIQNYDKHVAYSAERSRSLSRRRRSSSTAPPTSSESS
- the KCNN2 gene encoding small conductance calcium-activated potassium channel protein 2 isoform X4; the encoded protein is MQAVHGREPEAEGSYSVTPVPFHGTAPADPAEQVSSPRTTPGCRWPHAPAAPLSPPAEGRRSSRQKPCGPPPVLRDKPGMCRRGLPAPRGGLPAPRRGPFQLSAARGGGRVASPTLCFAGRRRRCWTAPERDAAPMFRRRRRCDVMPVVLVRPTNRTRRLDSTGAGMGPSWRQQDAPLPTVTHCAGCTTARSSCGFNGPGMDPPRHFPAGFGPEQQQQQHQQQQQQQQRPPAPPHCQQHGQDKQSLLQQQQPQQQQQSPCLQCNNCAYYGAAAAAAGDNLPLLLRASSPLSGAFRTHSSPLSSAASSRHGSQLNVSEFTPSSHAGASRQPHQYSQYHQCHSLQQQQAASPSSSVSSSSTHHHHHHHHHHHHHQQQQRRESNPFTEIAMSSCRYNGGVMRPLSNLSSSRRNLHDLDSESQPLQAPLASPAAAAAAAAAGGSAPAAGSPAAPEIVVSKPEHNNSNNLALYSSAGPGPGPGTGSSNNGGGKSSKKKNQNIGYKLGHRRALFEKRKRLSDYALIFGMFGIVVMVIETELSWGAYTKESLYSLALKCLISLSTIILLGLIIVYHAREIQLFMVDNGADDWRIAMTYERIFFICLEILVCAIHPIPGNYTFTWTARLAFSYAPSTTTADVDIILSIPMFLRLYLIARVMLLHSKLFTDASSRSIGALNKINFNTRFVMKTLMTICPGTVLLVFSISLWIIAAWTVRACERYHDQQDVTSNFLGAMWLISITFLSIGYGDMVPNTYCGKGVCLLTGIMGAGCTALVVAVVARKLELTKAEKHVHNFMMDTQLTKRVKNAAANVLRETWLIYKNTKLVKKIDHAKVRKHQRKFLQAIHQLKTSCMT